From one Brachypodium distachyon strain Bd21 chromosome 4, Brachypodium_distachyon_v3.0, whole genome shotgun sequence genomic stretch:
- the LOC100831974 gene encoding putative disease resistance RPP13-like protein 3 isoform X1 yields MILHRICLIWCVINCSNLHQAIHPRASEGGNNWNCQAEITESQLADLIRDNKGRDSRMDGSGIIASAATGAMGSLLAKLASLLESNYHQMQSGTRREVAFLRDELSSMNALLERLDNADSSGAPPLDPQTREWRGQVREMSYDIEECVDDYTDHLRCRQRRDFPPGGSGGVLGFVLGYVQTVREMVSRRGIAEQIQELKARVVEAGHRRKRYKIDDAAAGSSGSSGVVPVDRRLPALYADLGGLVGVNGPRDELVRLVDDGEERRMKVVSVVGAGGLGKTTVANQVYRNVGDRFDCRCFVSLSQNPDIGMVFRTMLSQLKKDECEVSGSGDKEQLINELRDFLQDKRYIVVIDDIWTSQAWKIIKCALPENICGSRIIVTTRIGTVAKSCSSPDYDLVYELKTLSHGDSKMLFFRRIFGSEDKCPHNLKEVSTEIVSKCGGLPLAIITMASLLTTKSVGTEEWMKVRDSIGSGLEKNSDVEEMNMILSLSYNDLPSHLRTCLLYMSMFPEDHEINRNFLVRRWIAEGFIKVSGCRNLEEEGECYFNELINRSLVQPVDFQYDGRVYACRVHDMILDLIISKAVEDNFVTVVSDRRHILCPQSKVRRLSFDNPSVENLTAHSMSVAHVRSLNIFKYSEQMPPLSNFRALRVLDLDGNENLESCYLEDIGKLFQLRYLRIRASNITLPRQLGELQLLVILDLLNCSHISELPASIVELPHLKWLIVNRVTLPNGIGNMQALEFLSLTVVDYTTPVTVLKELGSLKKLRTLGLDWRISSSHKDKIEYADNFVSSLGKLGSSNLQYLTLISPWSLDFLLESWSPPPHHLQELAIKGWSVSKIPVWMASLANLTYLDIEVQVRQETIHLLGAFPALQFLKLYSNAADPKERCLVVSKNGFRCLKKFNFVHWVNLLFLEGAVPVLETLEFQIIVHEVQTASRFGPPDLGIRHLSALKNLVVNIYCECARVEGVEALEAAIQVAASMLPNNPTLTLRRFREPEMLTDDAG; encoded by the exons ATGATTTTGCATCGAATCTGTTTAATCTGGTGTGTCATCAACTGCAGCAATCTGCATCAAGCAATTCATCCCCGAGCTTCTGAAGGAGGAAACAACTGGAACTGTCAAGCAGAGATTACTGAATCGCAGCTCGCTGATTTGATTCGGGACAACAAGGGGAGGGATTCGAGGATGGACGGGAGCGGGATCATAGCGAgcgcggcgacgggggcgaTGGGGTCCCTGCTGGCCAAGCTCGCCTCCCTGCTGGAGTCCAACTACCACCAGATGCAGAGCGGCACGCGGCGGGaggtcgccttcctccgggacgAGCTGAGCAGCATGAACGCGCTCCTCGAGCGGCTGGACAATGCGGACTCCTCcggggcgccgccgctcgaCCCGCAGACGAGGGAGTGGCGGGGCCAGGTGCGGGAGATGAGCTACGACATCGAGGAATGCGTCGACGACTACACGGAccacctccgctgccgccAACGCCGCGATTTCCcccccggcggcagcggcggcgtgtTAGGGTTCGTCCTCGGCTACGTGCAGACCGTGCGGGAGATGGTATCCCGCCGCGGCATCGCCGAGCAGATCCAGGAGCTCAAGGCCCGGGTCGTCGAGGCCGGGCACCGCCGGAAGCGGTACAAGATCGACGATGCCGCGGCGGGCAGCTCTGGTTCTTCCGGTGTGGTGCCCGTGGATCGACGGCTGCCGGCGCTCTACGCGGATTTGGGGGGCCTTGTTGGCGTCAACGGCCCCAGAGACGAGCTCGTCAGGTTGGTggacgatggggaggagaggaggatgaAGGTGGTGTCGGTTGTTGGGGCTGGAGGATTGGGGAAAACCACTGTTGCTAACCAGGTGTACCGGAACGTCGGGGATCGATTCGATTGCAGATGCTTCGTGTCGTTGTCGCAGAATCCTGACATTGGGATGGTCTTCAGGACCATGCTCTCTCAACTCAAGAAGGATGAATGTGAAGTCAGTGGATCAGGTGATAAGGAGCAGCTCATCAATGAATTGAGGGATTTCCTACAGGACAAGAG GTATATAGTTGTAATTGATGACATATGGACTAGCCAAGCATGGAAGATTATCAAATGTGCTTTACCTGAGAATATTTGTGGTAGTAGAATTATTGTGACAACCAGAATTGGCACTGTTGCCAAATCATGCTCCTCCCCTGACTATGATCTTGTATATGAATTGAAGACGTTAAGTCACGGTGATTCTAAGATGTTATTCTTTAGAAGAATTTTTGGCTCTGAAGATAAATGCCCTCATAATTTGAAAGAAGTTTCTACTGAAATCGTAAGCAAGTGTGGTGGCTTACCTTTGGCAATCATTACAATGGCTAGCCTATTGACTACTAAGTCAGTTGGAACAGAAGAGTGGATGAAGGTTCGGGATTCGATTGGTTCAGGACTCGAAAAAAATTCTGATGTGGAGGAGATGAACATGATACTATCTCTCAGTTATAATGATCTTCCTAGTCATTTAAGGACCTGCTTATTGTATATGAGTATGTTTCCTGAAGATCATGAGATCAACAGGAATTTTTTGGTAAGAAGGTGGATAGCAGAGGGGTTCATCAAGGTTTCTGGTTGCAGGAATttagaggaggaaggggaatgCTATTTCAATGAACTTATAAACAGAAGCCTGGTCCAGCCAGTAGATTTCCAATATGATGGTAGAGTATATGCTTGCCGGGTGCATGATATGATTCTTGATCTAATTATATCCAAGGCGGTTGAAGATAATTTTGTTACTGTAGTTTCTGACAGAAGACACATATTGTGCCCCCAATCTAAGGTTCGCCGACTCTCATTTGACAACCCTAGTGTAGAAAACCTGACAGCACATTCCATGTCTGTTGCTCATGTTCGATCTCTGAACATATTTAAATACTCTGAACAAATGCCTCCTCTTTCAAACTTTAGGGCGTTGAGAGTGCTAGATCTAGATGGCAATGAGAATTTGGAAAGTTGCTATCTTGAAGATATAGGGAAGTTATTTCAGTTGAGGTACTTACGGATTAGAGCAAGTAACATCACACTTCCACGACAATTAGGAGAGCTGCAGTTGTTGGTGATATTGGATCTTCTCAACTGTTCCCATATAAGCGAATTGCCTGCAAGTATTGTTGAACTTCCACATTTGAAATGGTTAATTGTTAATCGTGTCACATTGCCAAATGGAATTGGCAATATGCAAGCTCTAGAGTTTCTGTCGCTTACAGTTGTGGACTACACTACCCCAGTAACTGTGTTAAAGGAGCTGGGCAGCTTGAAAAAATTGAGAACCCTTGGACTGGATTGGCGCATCAGCAGCTCGCACAAGGATAAAATAGAATATGCAGATAATTTTGTTTCATCCCTTGGCAAACTAGGTAGCTCGAACCTTCAATATTTAACGCTAATCAGTCCTTGGTCACTAGACTTCTTGTTGGAATCTTGgtcccctcctcctcaccACCTTCAGGAATTAGCAATCAAAGGTTGGTCTGTCAGCAAGATTCCAGTGTGGATGGCCTCACTGGCTAACCTCACCTACCTGGATATTGAGGTTCAAGTGAGACAGGAAACCATCCATCTACTTGGGGCCTTCCCTGCCTTACAATTTCTGAAGTTATACTCGAATGCAGCTGACCCCAAAGAAAGGTGTCTCGTTGTCAGCAAAAATGGATTCCGATGCCTAAAAAAGTTCAACTTTGTCCATTGGGTAAACTTGCTATTTCTAGAAGGAGCTGTGCCAGTGCTTGAAACTCTTGAATTTCAAATCATAGTGCATGAGGTGCAAACTGCATCTCGATTTGGTCCTCCTGATCTTGGTATCCGCCACCTCTCTGCTCTGAAGAACCTCGTTGTCAACATTTACTGTGAGTGTGCAAGAGTTGAAGGGGTCGAGGCATTAGAGGCTGCTATTCAGGTTGCAGCCAGTATGCTTCCAAACAATCCAACACTGACATTACGTAGATTTCGTGAACCAGAGATGTTAACAGATGATGCAGGATAG
- the LOC100831974 gene encoding disease resistance protein RPM1 isoform X3, with the protein MILHRICLIWCVINCSNLHQAIHPRASEGGNNWNCQAEITESQLADLIRDNKGRDSRMDGSGIIASAATGAMGSLLAKLASLLESNYHQMQSGTRREVAFLRDELSSMNALLERLDNADSSGAPPLDPQTREWRGQVREMSYDIEECVDDYTDHLRCRQRRDFPPGGSGGVLGFVLGYVQTVREMVSRRGIAEQIQELKARVVEAGHRRKRYKIDDAAAGSSGSSGVVPVDRRLPALYADLGGLVGVNGPRDELVRLVDDGEERRMKVVSVVGAGGLGKTTVANQVYRNVGDRFDCRCFVSLSQNPDIGMVFRTMLSQLKKDECEVSGSGDKEQLINELRDFLQDKRSGKTAGACEREDTPVEGEKRTASDFLSALACSYGCTRQEKELMNILKWFQGK; encoded by the exons ATGATTTTGCATCGAATCTGTTTAATCTGGTGTGTCATCAACTGCAGCAATCTGCATCAAGCAATTCATCCCCGAGCTTCTGAAGGAGGAAACAACTGGAACTGTCAAGCAGAGATTACTGAATCGCAGCTCGCTGATTTGATTCGGGACAACAAGGGGAGGGATTCGAGGATGGACGGGAGCGGGATCATAGCGAgcgcggcgacgggggcgaTGGGGTCCCTGCTGGCCAAGCTCGCCTCCCTGCTGGAGTCCAACTACCACCAGATGCAGAGCGGCACGCGGCGGGaggtcgccttcctccgggacgAGCTGAGCAGCATGAACGCGCTCCTCGAGCGGCTGGACAATGCGGACTCCTCcggggcgccgccgctcgaCCCGCAGACGAGGGAGTGGCGGGGCCAGGTGCGGGAGATGAGCTACGACATCGAGGAATGCGTCGACGACTACACGGAccacctccgctgccgccAACGCCGCGATTTCCcccccggcggcagcggcggcgtgtTAGGGTTCGTCCTCGGCTACGTGCAGACCGTGCGGGAGATGGTATCCCGCCGCGGCATCGCCGAGCAGATCCAGGAGCTCAAGGCCCGGGTCGTCGAGGCCGGGCACCGCCGGAAGCGGTACAAGATCGACGATGCCGCGGCGGGCAGCTCTGGTTCTTCCGGTGTGGTGCCCGTGGATCGACGGCTGCCGGCGCTCTACGCGGATTTGGGGGGCCTTGTTGGCGTCAACGGCCCCAGAGACGAGCTCGTCAGGTTGGTggacgatggggaggagaggaggatgaAGGTGGTGTCGGTTGTTGGGGCTGGAGGATTGGGGAAAACCACTGTTGCTAACCAGGTGTACCGGAACGTCGGGGATCGATTCGATTGCAGATGCTTCGTGTCGTTGTCGCAGAATCCTGACATTGGGATGGTCTTCAGGACCATGCTCTCTCAACTCAAGAAGGATGAATGTGAAGTCAGTGGATCAGGTGATAAGGAGCAGCTCATCAATGAATTGAGGGATTTCCTACAGGACAAGAG AAGTGGCAAAACAGCAGGAGCTTGTGAAAGAGAGGACACACCGGTTGAGGGAGAAAAAAGGACTGCATCTGATTTTCTTTCTGCCCTGGCATGCTCCTATGGTTGTACCA GACAAGAAAAGGAACTGATGAACATATTGAAGTG GTTTCAGGGCAAATGA
- the LOC100831974 gene encoding putative disease resistance RPP13-like protein 3 isoform X2, translating to MDGSGIIASAATGAMGSLLAKLASLLESNYHQMQSGTRREVAFLRDELSSMNALLERLDNADSSGAPPLDPQTREWRGQVREMSYDIEECVDDYTDHLRCRQRRDFPPGGSGGVLGFVLGYVQTVREMVSRRGIAEQIQELKARVVEAGHRRKRYKIDDAAAGSSGSSGVVPVDRRLPALYADLGGLVGVNGPRDELVRLVDDGEERRMKVVSVVGAGGLGKTTVANQVYRNVGDRFDCRCFVSLSQNPDIGMVFRTMLSQLKKDECEVSGSGDKEQLINELRDFLQDKRYIVVIDDIWTSQAWKIIKCALPENICGSRIIVTTRIGTVAKSCSSPDYDLVYELKTLSHGDSKMLFFRRIFGSEDKCPHNLKEVSTEIVSKCGGLPLAIITMASLLTTKSVGTEEWMKVRDSIGSGLEKNSDVEEMNMILSLSYNDLPSHLRTCLLYMSMFPEDHEINRNFLVRRWIAEGFIKVSGCRNLEEEGECYFNELINRSLVQPVDFQYDGRVYACRVHDMILDLIISKAVEDNFVTVVSDRRHILCPQSKVRRLSFDNPSVENLTAHSMSVAHVRSLNIFKYSEQMPPLSNFRALRVLDLDGNENLESCYLEDIGKLFQLRYLRIRASNITLPRQLGELQLLVILDLLNCSHISELPASIVELPHLKWLIVNRVTLPNGIGNMQALEFLSLTVVDYTTPVTVLKELGSLKKLRTLGLDWRISSSHKDKIEYADNFVSSLGKLGSSNLQYLTLISPWSLDFLLESWSPPPHHLQELAIKGWSVSKIPVWMASLANLTYLDIEVQVRQETIHLLGAFPALQFLKLYSNAADPKERCLVVSKNGFRCLKKFNFVHWVNLLFLEGAVPVLETLEFQIIVHEVQTASRFGPPDLGIRHLSALKNLVVNIYCECARVEGVEALEAAIQVAASMLPNNPTLTLRRFREPEMLTDDAG from the exons ATGGACGGGAGCGGGATCATAGCGAgcgcggcgacgggggcgaTGGGGTCCCTGCTGGCCAAGCTCGCCTCCCTGCTGGAGTCCAACTACCACCAGATGCAGAGCGGCACGCGGCGGGaggtcgccttcctccgggacgAGCTGAGCAGCATGAACGCGCTCCTCGAGCGGCTGGACAATGCGGACTCCTCcggggcgccgccgctcgaCCCGCAGACGAGGGAGTGGCGGGGCCAGGTGCGGGAGATGAGCTACGACATCGAGGAATGCGTCGACGACTACACGGAccacctccgctgccgccAACGCCGCGATTTCCcccccggcggcagcggcggcgtgtTAGGGTTCGTCCTCGGCTACGTGCAGACCGTGCGGGAGATGGTATCCCGCCGCGGCATCGCCGAGCAGATCCAGGAGCTCAAGGCCCGGGTCGTCGAGGCCGGGCACCGCCGGAAGCGGTACAAGATCGACGATGCCGCGGCGGGCAGCTCTGGTTCTTCCGGTGTGGTGCCCGTGGATCGACGGCTGCCGGCGCTCTACGCGGATTTGGGGGGCCTTGTTGGCGTCAACGGCCCCAGAGACGAGCTCGTCAGGTTGGTggacgatggggaggagaggaggatgaAGGTGGTGTCGGTTGTTGGGGCTGGAGGATTGGGGAAAACCACTGTTGCTAACCAGGTGTACCGGAACGTCGGGGATCGATTCGATTGCAGATGCTTCGTGTCGTTGTCGCAGAATCCTGACATTGGGATGGTCTTCAGGACCATGCTCTCTCAACTCAAGAAGGATGAATGTGAAGTCAGTGGATCAGGTGATAAGGAGCAGCTCATCAATGAATTGAGGGATTTCCTACAGGACAAGAG GTATATAGTTGTAATTGATGACATATGGACTAGCCAAGCATGGAAGATTATCAAATGTGCTTTACCTGAGAATATTTGTGGTAGTAGAATTATTGTGACAACCAGAATTGGCACTGTTGCCAAATCATGCTCCTCCCCTGACTATGATCTTGTATATGAATTGAAGACGTTAAGTCACGGTGATTCTAAGATGTTATTCTTTAGAAGAATTTTTGGCTCTGAAGATAAATGCCCTCATAATTTGAAAGAAGTTTCTACTGAAATCGTAAGCAAGTGTGGTGGCTTACCTTTGGCAATCATTACAATGGCTAGCCTATTGACTACTAAGTCAGTTGGAACAGAAGAGTGGATGAAGGTTCGGGATTCGATTGGTTCAGGACTCGAAAAAAATTCTGATGTGGAGGAGATGAACATGATACTATCTCTCAGTTATAATGATCTTCCTAGTCATTTAAGGACCTGCTTATTGTATATGAGTATGTTTCCTGAAGATCATGAGATCAACAGGAATTTTTTGGTAAGAAGGTGGATAGCAGAGGGGTTCATCAAGGTTTCTGGTTGCAGGAATttagaggaggaaggggaatgCTATTTCAATGAACTTATAAACAGAAGCCTGGTCCAGCCAGTAGATTTCCAATATGATGGTAGAGTATATGCTTGCCGGGTGCATGATATGATTCTTGATCTAATTATATCCAAGGCGGTTGAAGATAATTTTGTTACTGTAGTTTCTGACAGAAGACACATATTGTGCCCCCAATCTAAGGTTCGCCGACTCTCATTTGACAACCCTAGTGTAGAAAACCTGACAGCACATTCCATGTCTGTTGCTCATGTTCGATCTCTGAACATATTTAAATACTCTGAACAAATGCCTCCTCTTTCAAACTTTAGGGCGTTGAGAGTGCTAGATCTAGATGGCAATGAGAATTTGGAAAGTTGCTATCTTGAAGATATAGGGAAGTTATTTCAGTTGAGGTACTTACGGATTAGAGCAAGTAACATCACACTTCCACGACAATTAGGAGAGCTGCAGTTGTTGGTGATATTGGATCTTCTCAACTGTTCCCATATAAGCGAATTGCCTGCAAGTATTGTTGAACTTCCACATTTGAAATGGTTAATTGTTAATCGTGTCACATTGCCAAATGGAATTGGCAATATGCAAGCTCTAGAGTTTCTGTCGCTTACAGTTGTGGACTACACTACCCCAGTAACTGTGTTAAAGGAGCTGGGCAGCTTGAAAAAATTGAGAACCCTTGGACTGGATTGGCGCATCAGCAGCTCGCACAAGGATAAAATAGAATATGCAGATAATTTTGTTTCATCCCTTGGCAAACTAGGTAGCTCGAACCTTCAATATTTAACGCTAATCAGTCCTTGGTCACTAGACTTCTTGTTGGAATCTTGgtcccctcctcctcaccACCTTCAGGAATTAGCAATCAAAGGTTGGTCTGTCAGCAAGATTCCAGTGTGGATGGCCTCACTGGCTAACCTCACCTACCTGGATATTGAGGTTCAAGTGAGACAGGAAACCATCCATCTACTTGGGGCCTTCCCTGCCTTACAATTTCTGAAGTTATACTCGAATGCAGCTGACCCCAAAGAAAGGTGTCTCGTTGTCAGCAAAAATGGATTCCGATGCCTAAAAAAGTTCAACTTTGTCCATTGGGTAAACTTGCTATTTCTAGAAGGAGCTGTGCCAGTGCTTGAAACTCTTGAATTTCAAATCATAGTGCATGAGGTGCAAACTGCATCTCGATTTGGTCCTCCTGATCTTGGTATCCGCCACCTCTCTGCTCTGAAGAACCTCGTTGTCAACATTTACTGTGAGTGTGCAAGAGTTGAAGGGGTCGAGGCATTAGAGGCTGCTATTCAGGTTGCAGCCAGTATGCTTCCAAACAATCCAACACTGACATTACGTAGATTTCGTGAACCAGAGATGTTAACAGATGATGCAGGATAG